DNA sequence from the Vibrio ishigakensis genome:
TTGCCTCAATGCTTCCTGGCATCCACGACAACGAGAGCACAATAAAGGGCTTATCTAGCCAGAATGAAAAGGCAAAAGCGCAGACGAAGGTTACGCTCAGGCTAAGTAAGGTCACGCAAAGACTGGAGAAAGTGAAGTATCTGAATTCAGTCAGGGTTATCTTGCTGAGTCGCATCCCCATCACGGCTCCCAGTGCCGAGATTGCCACCATCATGATGATGGGCGAGATGGTCAAATCCAATTCTGGAAAAAAGCCATTTAAACCAATTCCCACCAGCATGCCCGTCACCATATAGGGTGCAGGGATACCTAGTTTATCGAGCAAAACACCTGTACCTCCAGCAAGCAAGAATGCCAGAAGAAATGCGCTTACATTAAACCCGAGAGGTTGCTCTAGAAGACCACCGCTCGATTGCTGGGAAACCAAAAGCCCCGACAGCAAGATAAGGAATATCAATCGAAAGGTATGTACGAAGATGACCTTCGCTGACGGCGTTTTCTGTGATTCATTGAGCACCATAACCGCCGCCATAGCTCCCGGAATCGAAGCCAATAGACTGTCGCTCTTACTCCAAGAAAAGCGTTGCAGTAGCCAGTATCCACAAAGCACCTGAAGGCTCATACACACTACTAGCCCTATCAACATAGTCAGTGGAAACCCAGTGGCAAAGAATGATGGTGGGATCAAGCCTCCTACACTGAGCCCGAGAGCGAGCTGAACAAAGATAAGCGTATGAGTAGGAACCTTGGTTTTTATCCCCCACTTACTCAAAAGAATAATGGCAATAATACTGCCAAACATCTCACCTAGCGGCACCGACAACAGCACAAATAGCGCTGAGGATGCAAAGGCGATAGCTAGAGTTGAGACAGAGTTTAGTGAAGGCTTCAAATCAAACAGTCCATGTTAAAAGTGAAGCGCTAGCATATCAGAGCAATAATTATGCGTCCGATTTCAAGTGTGACAATGAGATACAGAATGAGTTAGTGAGTGTTTACAAGCTATTGATAATACTGACACTACTGGATATCTTGTAGTTAAACCTCACGAAAAATAAGCATACAATGAAGGGATCTATCTTAATCACAGGCTGCAGCAGTGGCATAGGTTATCACTGCGCAAAGGAACTGCACCAAGCGGGCTATCAGGTTATCGCTAGCTGTCGAAATCCTGAAGATGTCGAAAGACTGCAAGCCGAAGGAATGGTCTGTGTCGAATTGGATGTGACCAAGCCCGAATCAATACAAACGGCCCTTGAGCAGACCCTTGAGATTAGCGGCGGTAAACTCGATGCTCTGTTCAACAACGCCGCTTATGGTCAATGTGGTGCCCTTGAAGACCTGCCTACTGATGCCCTGCGAGCCCAATTTGAAACTAACGTCTTTGGCTGGCACGAACTCACCAAAGCGGTTATTCCTGTGATGCTCAAGCAAGGCCATGGCAAGATTATTCAAAACAGCTCAGTGCTTGGATTAGTGGCAATGAAATATCGCGGCGCATACAACGCCAGTAAGTTTGCCTTAGAGGGTTACACCGACACTCTACGTCTAGAGTTAATGGACACTAACCTTTCTATTAGCCTTATCGAACCTGGCCCAATTGTGAGTAAATTCCGTGAAAATGCACTAAAAGCATTTCAAAGTACGATAGATGCGGATAACTCCAGACACAGCAAAAACTATCAAAACACCATTGAACGCTTATCGAAAGAATCGCCAACCAATGGCTTTACCCTGCCACCGGATGCCGTGACAGACAGAGTTATTGAGATCCTAGAAAGCAACAAGCCGAAAGCCCGCTATTACGTTACCAAGCCAACCTATATCTTCGGCTTCTTACGTCGCGTTCTCTCAGCCAGATTGTTAGACAAACTGCTAGTAAAGAGTGACTAGATCACTCTTACTTGGTGTTCGATATCTTCAGCAAGATCTCCTCAAGCTGATCCCAAGGCATAGGCTGTGCGTCAATTACCTCGATTCTGGATTCAAACCCATCTAATGTAAGTTCGTTGACAGACAGCACACCATCAGCCTTATTGAATGCATAACACCCTTTATCGGTGTTCATAACCGCTTTTATACGGTCAGCAGTAAGCTCGTTTAACAGTGAGAATAGGTTATCAAAGTTAAACACCAGCTCTGCACCGAATAACCACCCACATGAGAAGTAGCCCTGTCCTTTGTTTTCTTTTCGGATGTGGCTTTGGTTAGGTGGTAGTTGGAACTGCGGTTCTAGTGCAGCATGATGATGGTGATGCTCTTCAATATCATCATTCTCATTTGGTTTAATGTGCATATCCAAAAGTGAGAGTTCAATATCACCACGTGTAGCGGTAACAATCGTGGTATTGATGTCCTGCGCTTGAAGCCAGTCATACATATCTTTGATTTGAGCTGTCGATGCCAGTTCATGCTTATTGGCTACGATGATATCCGCTACTTCCAATTGTTGCTTAAAGTTGGAGTTAGAGGTGTATTTCTCGTCTTCATAATACCTAGCATCGCTCAGTGTCAGCGTCGTACGTATTTCGATGTATGGACTGAATTGAGCAGATGACAGAGTAGCCATGATTTGCTTGGGATGCCCTAATCCAGTTGGCTCTATGATTAGCCTATCTGGATTCTCACGTAATAGTGCAGTAATCGCTACGCTAGTAGGAACACCTGCTGTACAACAAATGCAACCGCCGGGTACTTCTTTGATAAGAGCACCACTATCAGACATCATGGCCCCGTCGATACCTATCTCACCAAACTCATTCACGAGCACCGCCCAGTTTTCGTCGGCGGGCTTATTTTTTAAAAGATTAAGAATAGTGGTGGTTTTTCCAGTTCCGAGAAAACCAGTGATGATGTTGGTAGGTACTTTACGAGTCACAAGGATACTTCTTGATTTGAGAGTAAGAACTCGAGTCTACAAAAAGTACCGCAAAAGAAAAAGCCCGGTAGCAGTTACCGGGCTTTAGAGTCTGTTGAGCGTCTAGATTAACGAATATTCAGTACCGATGACCAAATATCCTGTGAGTGCGCCATAAGCGAAGAAAACATAAAGAACATTGCTACAACTATCAATGCTGACATTATCGCGTACTCAACTACTTTCATTAATCTCACCTTTATTACGTGCTAGAAACTGAGGCGCGATTATACTGGCATTGATTGAAATTTAAACAGGTTATTGTGTATCTATATGTGCAATCTAAGATACCATTTTTGGTTTATGAGTGCGCGAGCTTAGAGGTGCATCAGCCAACCAATAAGTCATACAATTAAGTGGTACACATCGACACTTGTGGAGGAAAGAGGTTTGAAGGCCGTTTGCTCCAGAAAACACAAAGGCGCAACGAATTGCGCCTTCTTAACGTCTCGTTACTCAATCGTGAGTCTGCGAATCTCGCGGTCACTTTAACCCGGAGATATATTAACGAGTGTTGAAGTATTTGAAGCTCTTCAGCCTTGGAACAATAACCTTATTGTCGTGAAGATCAAACGAGGGACCGATAATGTGTTCCTCTGAGTAACCTTACACCTAAAGCATGGCTCAAATTGGTGAAACTGCAAGAATTACCAAAAAATGAAATTTTAATTACCGTTTTGATCATGGAATAAATCAGACAATTAAGGTTTAATATGCAACGGATTAACTACAACAATTAAAATAAGAGACCCCATCAGTGCTTCGTAGATTCAATCGCTTCCAGCATATTCCACCCTCACAGGCGGCGCTAGCGCTGGGTATTATCGGTTTGGGTCAAGCGTGGTCTCTCTATATTCCTACCGTTGGTGGTGCTATACGTCCATATCTGGTCGTCATTGGCGCACTTTTGTTGATCCCAGTACTTCTCAAATATTTCCTTAATCCGAAGATATTTCTGGCTGATATTCGCCACCCGCTAAATGGTAGCCTTATGGCTCCAATGAGTATGGCGCTGTTGGTTTTGTGCGATTATGTGGCCACTGTTTTTCCAGAGCCTGCGCATTATCTTTGGCTCGCCTCATTAAGCCTCCATCTACTAATGATGGTTCTGTTTTTTGGCTTTCAGTTTGCTGACTTTAAGATGGCGAATATTGTACCTAGCTGGTTTCTCTATCCGGTTGGGGTAATCAGCAGTACTTTGGCGGGTTCAGGTTTAGGTCATATCACCTTCTCACAGAATATGGCGAATCTATGTATCGCCATCTATTTTGTAATGCTTCCTGTCGTGCTGTATCGATTAGTGTTCTTAGGCAAACTTCCAAGGCGTGCGCGCCCTACACTGGCTATTATGGCCGCACCAATCAACCTGACATTGGCCGCCTATCTGGTAAACTTCCCTGAGCCTGACCCTATTCTGGCGGGAGCACTGGCGGGTATCGCTATCACCATGACGGTACTGGTGTTCCTGTGTTACTTCAATCTGCTCAGACTGAACTTTCAGCCCTCTATTGCAGCAGTAACCTTCCCATCAGTGATCAGTGCTATCGCTATGTCACGTCTGACCACTTGGTTTAAAGACTCTCACCCAAACTGGTATTGGCTACATAACTTCGGCATGTTCGAACTCACCATAGCCACATTGCTGGTTGTCTGGGTATCCGCTGGCTATTTAGTCATGTACTGGCCAGAACGATTCAAAACAAAAACGGAGCACTAAGTGCTCCGTTTTTATATTCGTTAATTTGCTACTTATTAGCGCAAACCGTGCAAAAACTCATGGCGAGTTGCGGCATTAGATTTGAATATACCGCCCAGTGCTGTAGTAGTAGTTTCGCTGGTTGCATCCATCACACCGCGAGATTTCACACAGTAGTGAGTCGCATCGATAGTGACCGCTACATCATCACTACCCAGCAGTGTTTGCAGTGCAACTAAGATTTGCTGAGTCATGCGCTCTTGGACTTGAGGGCGCTGAGCGAAGAAGCGAACGATACGGTTAATCTTTGAGAGACCAATGATCTTGCCACGAGGGATATAAGCTACCGCTGCGCGACCATCGATGGTAACTAGGTGATGCTCACAAGTGCTGGTCAGCGTGATGTCTTTCACTCGAACCATCTCGCTAACATCCATCTTGTTTTCGATAACGGTGATCTTAGGGAAGCGAGTGTAATCAAGACCAGAGAAGATCTCGTCTACATACATCTTGGCGATGCGGTGCGGAGTCTCTTGCAGAGAGTCGTCAGTAAGATCCAGTTGAAGTAGACCAAGAATCTCACGCATATGATATTCAATGCGCTCTTTCTTCTCGTCTGAACTTAGATCATTTTGCACCATAGGTGTTTCAAGGCCACGGGCCTCAAGTGCTTGTTTTACCAACAAAGCCGATTCACTCAAACCTGACATCGTTTAGCGTCTCCTGTACAACTCTTTGCTCAATACGGCCAATAATTCCGCAATGGCGTGAGAGGATACTCGTATTTTGCATAAATTACATCTTCTATTTACCGTAAGCGGTATTGTGGCTGGCGACATCATGCTAAAGTTTCATTTTTAATACATGTGAAACAAAGGATAAATCATGGGCTGTTGTGACGCTCCTGGGTTGATGCCAATTGAAGAGGCAATGCCAATCATTCTAAAAAATACCCCTGTTGTTACCGAGACCGAAACTCTGGCAATAGAGGATGCAATTGGCCGAGTATTGGCACACGATGTCAGCTCTCCCCTTAATGTCCCGCCTTTTGATAACTCAGCAATGGACGGCTACGCAGTTCGTATTGCCGACCTAAATCGTTCGCTAACCATGCCACTTGTAGGTAAGTCATTCGCTGGTGCTCCATTTAATAACGAATGGCCAACGGACAGCTGCGTACGCATCATGACCGGTGCTCAAATCCCTGAAGGGTGTGACGCTGTGATTATGCAAGAAGATGTAACCGCAGATGGCGAGAGCATCACTTTCAATGTTGAGCTAGGCTCGGTGAAGCCCCAGCAACATATCCGCCCTACCGGTGACGACATCAAAACCGGTCAGCTAGCTCTTGAAAAAGGCACACGCCTATCTGCGCGCGACCTTCCTATGCTGGCCTCTTTGGGCGTTGCTACGGTAGACGTATTTCGTAAGCCAATCGTGGCTGTATTCTCGACAGGTGATGAGTTAAAACCAGTTGGTACTGAGCTACAAGCCGGTGAGATCTACGACAGCAACCGCTATGGTATGCGCCCACTGTTCGACAAGTTCGGTTGTGAAGTGATTGACCTGGGTATCATCCCTGACAACGAAGAGCTTCTTCATCAAGCGTTTGAAAAAGCCAAATCCGTTGCTGATGTGGTGGTCACCTCAGGCGGCGTAAGCGTAGGTGAAGCGGACTACACCAAGGATATCCTTGAGCAACAAGGTGAAATCAGCTTCTGGAAGCTAGCGATTAAACCAGGTAAGCCATTCGCGTTTGGTTCACTGGGTGACGCCCTATTCTGCGGCCTTCCAGGTAACCCAGTGTCAGCCTTTGTGACCTCTTATGTTTTGGTTCAGCCTTTGATTGCGAAGCTAAGCGGTGAGAGCCAATGGAAAGAAGCACCAAGCATCTCTGCTATCTCTAAATCTGCATTCAAGAAGCGTCCGGGTCGCGCCGATTATCAGCGTGCTATCTTCTCAGTGAATCAAGACGGTCAACTTGAGGTAGAAAGCACGGGTAATCAGAGTTCAGGTGCATTCCGTTCGATGAGCCTTGCCAACTGTTTTGCCATCCTTGAGCGTGAGCGCGGCCATGTAGAGATTGGCGAAACTGTTCAAATTCAACCATTTAGCTCAGTGATGTACTAATGGATATATTAAGCGACGAAGAACTGCTTCGTTATAATCGTCAGATCATCTTGCGTTCGTTTGATTTCGAAGGACAAGAAACCCTGAAGCAGAGTTCAGTTTTGCTTATTGGTGCCGGTGGCCTAGGTTGTGCCACCAGCCCATACCTAGTTTCAGCAGGTATTGGCAAACTCACCATTGTCGACTTTGATGATATCGAGCTGTCTAACCTGCAGCGTCAGATCCTACATACTGAAAAAGATGTGGGTCGTCGTAAGGTAGACTCTGCTAAAGAGAGCCTCGCAGCCATCAATAGTCTGTGTGACATCCAAGCCATCCATGAAAAGCTGGACGATGCCAAGTTAGAGGCGCTTATCCAAGAGCACAGTTTAGTTATTGATGCTACCGATAATCTAGATACCCGCAATCAGATAAACCGCCTCTGTTTTAAACACAAAACACCGCTCGTTTCGGGTGCTGCGATTCGCCTTGAGGGTCAGGTGATTAGCTTTACCTATGGCGAAGGTGAACCTTGTTATCAATGTCTAAGCTCTTTATTTGGTGATGCCAACCTGAGCTGCGTTGAAGCGGGAATTCTATCTCCTGTGGTCGGTGTGATTGGCAGTATGCAGGCGTTGGAAGCGATTCGCGTGCTGACTAAGCTGGGCGAGGTCTCCAGTGGCAAGCTTCTGATACTGGATGCACTGAACCTAAAATGGCGAGAGTTTAACCTTCCTAAGCAACAAAACTGTAAGGTTTGTGGCACATGATTCTCAGCTAAACGTTTGCACTGGTCACACCTTACATTCTTGCAATAAAAACCATTCACAAACGCTCTAGATTAGCTTAGATTAGTCCAAACACCTCCCCACTGGGACGCAAAGGAGGCCTTTACCTCCTTTGTTTTAATCTTGATTAGGATGAACAAGAATGAGCAATAAACTACAACAACTTCGCTCTCAAACTGTTGTTGTTGCCGATACAGGTGACATCGAGGCGATTGCAAAATATCGTCCAGAAGATGCAACAACTAACCCTTCTCTAGTTCTTAAAGCTGCAGGCCTTGACCACTATCAACCCCTAATTGATAGCGTTGTAGCAGAAGCAAAACAGAAGTTTGACAACATCGATGCACAAGTAGCATTTGCAAGTGACTACCTAGCAGTGAAGATCGGCCTAGAAATCCTAAAAGTGGTACCAGGTCGCGTTTCTACAGAAGTAGACTCTCGCCTATCTTACGACACTGAAGGCAGCATCGAGCGTGCACGCAACATCATCAAGATGTACGAAGCGGAAGGCATCAATAAAGAACGTATTCTTATTAAGCTTGCTTCTACTTGGCAAGGTATCCGCGCGGCAGAGCAACTAGAGAAAGAAGGCATCAACTGTAACCTGACTCTACTATTCTCATTCGCTCAGGCTCAGGCTTGTGCTGAAGCAGGTGTTTACCTGATCTCTCCTTTCGTTGGCCGTATCATGGACTGGTACAAGGCGAAAGAAGGTCGTTCGTTTGAAGCGGCTGAAGACCCAGGCGTACTGTCTGTAACTAAGATCTACAACTACTACAAAGAGCACGGCTACAACACTGTCGTTATGGGCGCAAGCTTCCGTAACACGGGCGAGATCCTAGAGCTAGCTGGCTGCGACCGTCTAACTATCAGCCCTCAGCTTCTAGAAGAGCTAGAGCAAGCAAAAGGAGTTGTTGAGACCAAGCTAGTAGACAATGGCGCAACTAAAGAGCGTCCTGCTCCGCTAACTCACTCTCAGTTCCTATGGGATCACAACCAAGACCCAATGGCGATTGAAAAACTAGCGGAAGGCATTCGTCAGTTCGCTGTTGACCAAGAGAAACTGGAAGACATGCTAAAAGCGCGACTAGCTGGCTAATCCCACCTAGAACCCTAGATTTAGAGCCTCAGCAATGCTGGGGCTTTTTTGTTTCTTGCCACTAGCAAAATGCAGGTCTAGTTTTTATTGAGTACCCAGAACACTCAAGGAGAAGCTAGATGCCACATCACACCTATAAGATGACCGAGCTTGTCGGCTCATCACCAAATGGAATTGAAGACGCTATCAACAACGCGGTAGAAAAAGCCAGCAAGAGTGTACACAACATGCGTTGGTTCGAGATGCAGGAAGTGCGAGGTCATATCGATGACGGCAAGGTGGCCCACTGGCAGGTGACCATCAAGATTGGCTTCACCCTAGATTAAATATAGAAAAAGCGCCCTAGGGCGCTTTTCTTTTGTTAACAGCAGCAGCCTTTTGAGACTTCAATAGCTTGAGCACTTGCTCGGCAAGGCTTGCTATTTATTGCTGTTACCAAACGCTGCAATGATGCCTCTAGCTTTTCTCGTGGCACGGCGAAGTTCATGCGATAGAAGTTGGGGTCAGACTCTCCAAACCAAGTGCCTGGGGTTAGTGCGAGCTTTGCCTTTTTGACCAACAGAGACTTCAACTGCCCTGCTTCTAAGTTCAACTCAGTAAAATCAAACCAGATCTGGTTAGTTCCTTGAGGCTTGTATGCCTTAACTTGAGGAGCATTAGTTTTTAGGTAATCAAGGATAAAATCACGGTTCGCATTGGTGTACTTAAGGTAGCCATCAAACCATTCTTCACCCTTCTCATAAGCAGCGATAGTGGCGTAGGTAGTTAGGGCATTACCATGGTCTAGCGCCAACGAGCTAACCATGTCGGCAATCTCTGACTTCATCTCAAAGCTGTTGGTATAGATAAAGCCAACCGAGATGCTGTTAAGACCAAAGTTTTTCGCTGGAGAGCCAATAATCGAAATGATATTAGGGTAATCGAACTCTAGGATACTGGTGAACTTCTGCTTATCGAACACGATATCTGCATGCACCTCATCGCTCACTACGACTACATCGTATTTATTAGCAATGCTAACCAGTTTCTCCATCTCAGCATAAGACCACACACGACCAACAGGGTTATGTGGATTACACAGCAAAACCATCTTCGCTTTGCCTGAAGCAAGCTTTGCCTCAAAGTCGACAAAGTCTACCTCATATCGCTCCCCATCCGCTTTTAGGGGGTTAGCAACAACCTTGCGACCTGCTGACTCAATCAAGCGACGGAACTGATGATACACAGGGGTTTGGATAAGCACTCCATCGCCTTTTTCTGTGTACTGGCGGATAAGAAGACCAATAGCACTTAGCACACCTGGCACTTGAACAAAGTTCTCTGGGTTAAGTTCTAGAGCATGGCGGCGCCTATTCCAATCAGCAATGGCATTGAAAGCACGCTTTGAGTCGAACTCATAAGAGTACAGCTCGCGGCTCACCAAACGTTGCAATTCATCGGTGATCGGCTGTGCAATCGGGAAGTCCATATCCGCGATCCAATAAGAATCTAGGTCAGTGGCACCATAGATGTTATTGAGCATGTTCGCGTCATGTTTGATGAAATTATGCTGATTTTCTTTCTGCTTTGCTTCGATTTTAAACACAGTTTGTTCCCATTCTAATAATTGATACACCTATAAGACGGAACAGTTCGAGAAAAGACGAAATATTTTTAAAAAATAAAAAAAGACCTCCATTTGGGAGGTCTTCAATAGAAATTTAAGAATTAAGCGCTAACTAGCTCTGTCTTCTCGCTACGCTTTTTAAGAAACGCATAGCCAAAGCCTGTTACTGCTGTACCTGCTGCGATTGCTACTAGGTACATAAGTACTGGAGAAATAGCATTCGGGATAAGCAGAACGAACAGACCACCATGTGGTGCCATTAGTTTTGCACCGAATAGCATAGATAGAGCACCGGTTAGTGCGCCGCCCGCCATACATGCAGGGATAACGCGCATTGGGTCTTTCGCTGCAAATGGGATAGCACCCTCAGAGATAAAGCACAGACCCAGTACAAACGACGCCTTACCTGCTTCACGCTCGCTTTGGTCGAACTTGCTCTTAGCAATG
Encoded proteins:
- a CDS encoding AbrB family transcriptional regulator, with amino-acid sequence MKPSLNSVSTLAIAFASSALFVLLSVPLGEMFGSIIAIILLSKWGIKTKVPTHTLIFVQLALGLSVGGLIPPSFFATGFPLTMLIGLVVCMSLQVLCGYWLLQRFSWSKSDSLLASIPGAMAAVMVLNESQKTPSAKVIFVHTFRLIFLILLSGLLVSQQSSGGLLEQPLGFNVSAFLLAFLLAGGTGVLLDKLGIPAPYMVTGMLVGIGLNGFFPELDLTISPIIMMVAISALGAVMGMRLSKITLTEFRYFTFSSLCVTLLSLSVTFVCAFAFSFWLDKPFIVLSLSWMPGSIEAMTVAALYLGLEPALIMLSHVIRMMILHMVPVVALAVKPKQSQ
- a CDS encoding SDR family oxidoreductase, which encodes MKGSILITGCSSGIGYHCAKELHQAGYQVIASCRNPEDVERLQAEGMVCVELDVTKPESIQTALEQTLEISGGKLDALFNNAAYGQCGALEDLPTDALRAQFETNVFGWHELTKAVIPVMLKQGHGKIIQNSSVLGLVAMKYRGAYNASKFALEGYTDTLRLELMDTNLSISLIEPGPIVSKFRENALKAFQSTIDADNSRHSKNYQNTIERLSKESPTNGFTLPPDAVTDRVIEILESNKPKARYYVTKPTYIFGFLRRVLSARLLDKLLVKSD
- a CDS encoding CobW family GTP-binding protein; translation: MTRKVPTNIITGFLGTGKTTTILNLLKNKPADENWAVLVNEFGEIGIDGAMMSDSGALIKEVPGGCICCTAGVPTSVAITALLRENPDRLIIEPTGLGHPKQIMATLSSAQFSPYIEIRTTLTLSDARYYEDEKYTSNSNFKQQLEVADIIVANKHELASTAQIKDMYDWLQAQDINTTIVTATRGDIELSLLDMHIKPNENDDIEEHHHHHAALEPQFQLPPNQSHIRKENKGQGYFSCGWLFGAELVFNFDNLFSLLNELTADRIKAVMNTDKGCYAFNKADGVLSVNELTLDGFESRIEVIDAQPMPWDQLEEILLKISNTK
- a CDS encoding TDT family transporter codes for the protein MLRRFNRFQHIPPSQAALALGIIGLGQAWSLYIPTVGGAIRPYLVVIGALLLIPVLLKYFLNPKIFLADIRHPLNGSLMAPMSMALLVLCDYVATVFPEPAHYLWLASLSLHLLMMVLFFGFQFADFKMANIVPSWFLYPVGVISSTLAGSGLGHITFSQNMANLCIAIYFVMLPVVLYRLVFLGKLPRRARPTLAIMAAPINLTLAAYLVNFPEPDPILAGALAGIAITMTVLVFLCYFNLLRLNFQPSIAAVTFPSVISAIAMSRLTTWFKDSHPNWYWLHNFGMFELTIATLLVVWVSAGYLVMYWPERFKTKTEH
- the folE gene encoding GTP cyclohydrolase I FolE — translated: MSGLSESALLVKQALEARGLETPMVQNDLSSDEKKERIEYHMREILGLLQLDLTDDSLQETPHRIAKMYVDEIFSGLDYTRFPKITVIENKMDVSEMVRVKDITLTSTCEHHLVTIDGRAAVAYIPRGKIIGLSKINRIVRFFAQRPQVQERMTQQILVALQTLLGSDDVAVTIDATHYCVKSRGVMDATSETTTTALGGIFKSNAATRHEFLHGLR
- the moeA gene encoding molybdopterin molybdotransferase MoeA, whose product is MGCCDAPGLMPIEEAMPIILKNTPVVTETETLAIEDAIGRVLAHDVSSPLNVPPFDNSAMDGYAVRIADLNRSLTMPLVGKSFAGAPFNNEWPTDSCVRIMTGAQIPEGCDAVIMQEDVTADGESITFNVELGSVKPQQHIRPTGDDIKTGQLALEKGTRLSARDLPMLASLGVATVDVFRKPIVAVFSTGDELKPVGTELQAGEIYDSNRYGMRPLFDKFGCEVIDLGIIPDNEELLHQAFEKAKSVADVVVTSGGVSVGEADYTKDILEQQGEISFWKLAIKPGKPFAFGSLGDALFCGLPGNPVSAFVTSYVLVQPLIAKLSGESQWKEAPSISAISKSAFKKRPGRADYQRAIFSVNQDGQLEVESTGNQSSGAFRSMSLANCFAILERERGHVEIGETVQIQPFSSVMY
- the moeB gene encoding molybdopterin-synthase adenylyltransferase MoeB translates to MDILSDEELLRYNRQIILRSFDFEGQETLKQSSVLLIGAGGLGCATSPYLVSAGIGKLTIVDFDDIELSNLQRQILHTEKDVGRRKVDSAKESLAAINSLCDIQAIHEKLDDAKLEALIQEHSLVIDATDNLDTRNQINRLCFKHKTPLVSGAAIRLEGQVISFTYGEGEPCYQCLSSLFGDANLSCVEAGILSPVVGVIGSMQALEAIRVLTKLGEVSSGKLLILDALNLKWREFNLPKQQNCKVCGT
- the tal gene encoding transaldolase — encoded protein: MSNKLQQLRSQTVVVADTGDIEAIAKYRPEDATTNPSLVLKAAGLDHYQPLIDSVVAEAKQKFDNIDAQVAFASDYLAVKIGLEILKVVPGRVSTEVDSRLSYDTEGSIERARNIIKMYEAEGINKERILIKLASTWQGIRAAEQLEKEGINCNLTLLFSFAQAQACAEAGVYLISPFVGRIMDWYKAKEGRSFEAAEDPGVLSVTKIYNYYKEHGYNTVVMGASFRNTGEILELAGCDRLTISPQLLEELEQAKGVVETKLVDNGATKERPAPLTHSQFLWDHNQDPMAIEKLAEGIRQFAVDQEKLEDMLKARLAG
- a CDS encoding dodecin, whose product is MPHHTYKMTELVGSSPNGIEDAINNAVEKASKSVHNMRWFEMQEVRGHIDDGKVAHWQVTIKIGFTLD
- a CDS encoding MalY/PatB family protein, which codes for MFKIEAKQKENQHNFIKHDANMLNNIYGATDLDSYWIADMDFPIAQPITDELQRLVSRELYSYEFDSKRAFNAIADWNRRRHALELNPENFVQVPGVLSAIGLLIRQYTEKGDGVLIQTPVYHQFRRLIESAGRKVVANPLKADGERYEVDFVDFEAKLASGKAKMVLLCNPHNPVGRVWSYAEMEKLVSIANKYDVVVVSDEVHADIVFDKQKFTSILEFDYPNIISIIGSPAKNFGLNSISVGFIYTNSFEMKSEIADMVSSLALDHGNALTTYATIAAYEKGEEWFDGYLKYTNANRDFILDYLKTNAPQVKAYKPQGTNQIWFDFTELNLEAGQLKSLLVKKAKLALTPGTWFGESDPNFYRMNFAVPREKLEASLQRLVTAINSKPCRASAQAIEVSKGCCC